The sequence ccacccaGGCTTTCCCCACTCAAGTTGCACCCCTCTCCTCTGGATGTGGTAGAATGGAAGGCTGGGACTAAATCAAGAACGGAGGGATTACTCTTTGCCATGCAGCTGCCAGGTTGAGGTAGTAGGGGTGTCGGGTGTGACACAGCAGTTGGGAAACAGTTGTCCCTGCAGGAAGATCCACCACGGAAACCCTGGACCCTTATTTTAGCAGGATCAAGGGGAAGCACCTGTGGTCTCCTAGCGAGGTCTGGAGCCTTCTCCCTGTCACTCATGCTGCTTTGCCTGGAAATCACTCTGACATTTGAAAGCAGAGAGTGACTCTGGGTTTCAAAGAGAGGAAAGGGACTCCTGGATGATGAGGGTTTACTGAGAGGGCACTGGGGCCAGGACAGTGTGGGACGGCTGCTCGAAAACTGTAGGAAAGGATCTCAGGGATGAAGTTCCTGACTCCATCCCATGTATTCACCTCAGTCTTGGGCTCAGACAGGGTTTGATGATGggacagaagtaaagaatgttgattaagcaaccagagaaaacagCAACGCAAGCCAGCTTATTGTCGAGGGAAATAAAGGAGAGAGAGGCAAGAGAGGTGGGGAAGCCTGGTGCCAGCCGTTTCCTCCTCCCCCCGGGGTTGCTTTGGATGGCAACTTAGAAATAGAATTGATGTTTGAGGAGGGAACAGCAAGCGTCACACCCCTGACCTGAAATCATGTCGGAGGAACCCCGAGGGTGACCCCATCTCATCTTCAAGGTCAGAAACAGAGGGAAGTGAGAGCCACATAGCAAGGGGATAGCGTGTCTCTACACCATCTTTCCTCCTCAGCCTTCAGCTCCGAACACAAGACTCCAACTCTCGGCAGACTAAGAACATTCTCTTCTGAaactctctccccttcccaccccattcACTTGCAgatttattcaaattttaaaaccagAACGGACTGTGGATAACTTGGCATTTTCTCTAACTCCACTgcctggctttttaaaattctgaacaaaCAGTCGACAGTGCTGCTGGCGCGCTCCATCCCTGGCAAATGCCACTCGAGTGCACATTTTCACACACACAGCAGTTGCTCAGTAAGTCACTGTCAAGAGAATAAATGCACCAATGAAGGCCTGTATGGACGGGCTTCGGAAGGGCAGAGGTGAGTTTAGTTTGGGCCAGGGATCCCCCCCAGGGATGATTAAGAATTTTCCGCGGTGGTTTGGATTGGGTGTCCCGAGTCTGCTTGCCATCAGAAGCTGTCAGCAGCCACTTGCAGAGGCAGGGCTGAGCAGCCTCTGTAAACAAGCAGGGCGCATTGCACCCAAACGCATGCTACGGAAAGGTCAAGATCAGCCCTCAGCATTGGCACCGTCCAGCCACAGTCAGTTCATGTGCCTCTGGACGGATGCCTTCCCGGACATTGCAAGGCAAAGGACAACACACCTTGAGCTCTCATTGCAATTTCACTGCCTTTTCTAAGCTCTGATAAGCTTTTGCCTTAAACGCAACAAAAAACCATAGGAGTGTCCTGGCTTGGGGTGTACTAGATCATGGGGAAATCTGAACAGCTATGTTCTTTTAACTTCCCCCTGGCCTGTAGTTTCTCCAGCCGAAGTTAGTTTTTCTAACATGCAGCAGCTTCATGTGAGTTATGGGAAGGTCCTTTTCTAGCTTTAGGCCCTGCTCTCCTAAAGCAGGAAGCCCATTCAAGAAGCCAAGGGACAACTCAAGGGTGGCAGAAGGCAGTTCTTCCGCGTCCACTTAGCTCCTGTTGCCGGGGCAGGAAGGGCTCAGAGCCAATCAGAAGCAGGCAGCAGCTAAGGTGCCTGAGGGCCCCAAAAACATTCTTTCCCTTTCCATTTGCTCAGTTCCCTTAAGCTTTACTTACACGCAGACAAAAACCCCGGAAACTTCCCAAATAAGCTGCATTCCTTAAACTGCTTGCCAGACCTCATCCTTAAGCTAAGCTTAGGCCCCAGGAGAGTAAACGTGATAACTCTCTCCTGATGGGAGAGCCGATTGTGAGGGCTCCGGGAAGCAGGCCATCCCTGAGTACTGCGCCCGTTTCCCAATCTGCCTTCTTTACAACAATGCCAGAGCTTATGGACAGGCGCTCTGGGGAACTAAAAGGATATTATAGGATGAATCTCTACAAGGCTGTTTCTCATTCCACTCCTTTTCTCAtcccaatattttctttttcgagcatttctttctctgtcattgCCATCAAGTTAAGAGAGGCTGTACCTGCAGCACAGCCCTAAAAATTCAGTGATTGATAACTTGCCTACCACACTGGGAACATTTCAGAGTATAGCACTCAGGGCCTGCTGGGAAAGTTGTCAGCCTTGGTTTTGAAAGTTATGAGATGCTGAAAAATTCtcaaagcaatttttattttttaaaaaacgaacaacctaaaattaaaaaaaaaaacagaaaaacactgaCTCATCCATGCCAAACTGCGCTTTCCAGAGGAAGTGTGTCAGCAGATTCAAGTGAACAATGATAGAATCCCCATGATCCCAAATGATTCAAACCTGATGCTTTAGAGGCTGACATCCTGAGCTGAAATAGCCACAGGTCACCATCTGGCCTGATTTAGGGGagtcctttctttttagtttatttctgtaGTAGCAATAAGAGGTGAGAATCTTTCGAGTCAACTGTCAGGCAGGCTTCTCCTGTCACAGAAAAAATTATGAGAGCTTGGGCTTCACTTAGTGGTTGCTGAGCTATATTAAGAATCATATCCTTTCTTTAAAGTCTAGACGATTTATTTGTAGCTCTGGCTTATCTCAGGGGCTATGGCTCTCAGGGACCAGAGAGCTTAGTCCTTACATGGTTGGGTTCACTGAAAAACTTTTCTCGCTGAAATTAGCAGGCATAATTTGACAGACACTTGGAGAGGATTACCCCTAATCACATTCTGGTTGAAGGCCAGGTTTGGaagtaaattcttttaaaatcttgggCTTTAGGAAGCACAGCTTGAAGGTGAAAGTGGGACATGTTATGTTGAAAAGaggatattaaaaatgttattaaaaactgAGAGGCTGATTCCTGGCAGAGGACAACTCTTCCTTGATTTGCTGATCCCTGgccttgtctctctctccttgtttGGAAGACCCAGGTTGTTCACGTTGTGGATGCCTGCAGTTGCTCTGTGCATATTAAGTTATAGGGCTGTACAGACTGGTCACCTCTGGCGAGACTGAAGAGACAGAGGAGAGCGTGTTCCGGCAGTTCTACCTGGTTCAAAGGATAAGCTCTTATCCTTAATtctcaaaggagaaaaagcatacagACGCAGTCTAGAACAATCATTGTCACTCTTCCAACTTCTGTGTTCATGACATTGAATAAcagatgaaagagaaataatcaaaagtaaatgagaaagagTTTTCCATGATTCACTAAAGTAGTAGGAGTATTCTGTTAGGAAATCCCAGAACAATTTATCGGCTGCTACCTAAAATTTcgcatttaactttaattatgcCTAGTTAGGAATTCAGCAAAACAGAAAGTTTCAACATGACCAGCTGCTACAGATCCAGACTGTTTCACAgttgaaatttttgtttaatcttttgttcagttttttgaTCACGCAAGAAACCCCGTTCTTAACAGATTCAGTGTCatgaaaactaaaatacaatGACATTAGCCAGCTAACCTGTCTGTCCCAATCCGCACcgtaaaacacctaggaataaagtATACTACTACGGTcataaattaatttcatctggGAAAGGAGATGCGGAGCCCCTGGGAGACAGAAGCAGAATCTTTATATCATAGTTTATATCATAGTTAGGTTATGGttgcattttccttttcattattatCAGTGTCAAATACCGGACCAGAAGAAGGTGGCCTCACATAACCCTTCTCCAATTACCCTCTCTCAAAAAGAAGAGATGGGAGATTGACTACATAGGTCGACTTGAAAGAAGACAAGAGGTGAGCACACTCCTGGTACCCGGACGGAAACAAACCTGCATCATCTGCACATGCTCGGTAGCATCACAACCGATTAACGCAGAGCTTCATGATGAATGGGAATGCCCATTTGAAGCTCGCACTCTAACACAAGAGAAATCGTGATAGTACAtgatgaacagatcaatcactgTGAGGGTAGAAAGTGGGATGGAGTCTAATAAAATGAGCAGGTATTAGCTGGACTAGCCAATTTTCcatgttgaaagaaaaacatgattttaggaatgaaataaaacaaacattcctACCCAGCTCTGTACTGTGTCAATAACAGTTTGGAAACTCAGTtgattttgtaaatttaaaaatcaataaaagggGTGAGAAGAGTCCCTGCCTGGATGGCAGTTGGGAATGGAAAGAGCTTGGGAAGGTGGCAAGGAAAGCCAAATGGATCTGActtaaatgcttctttttttcaagtaattttttaaaaacgtttAAAAGTTCCACCTagaattgtatttaaattttcctataaattaaaataaagtgaaaaacagtGACCCCGCTCCACTCTTTGCGGCCTGGCTTTTGTTTCTCACTTTACCGTTAGAAAAGTCGGGTCAGAGTTGTGTGGGTGTTGGGCGTTTAAGCTCCATTCTCCTTAATCAGGAGAAACACCTCAATGTTGTGATGCTCCAGAGGAAGCAGCTTGCCCAAGTCAGAGATGAAATATATTCGGAGTCAGGCATCAAACCCAGGTCTCCTCACTATTTTATTCGTTCCTGGGGCAAGGGGAGAATGACGGTTGTTAGTGTGTATTTCAGAATCCAGTTCTCAAACTTTGATGTGCGTGTGAACCCCCTGGGAATCTTGTTAACGTGCAGATTCTGATTGATAAGGTCTAGGATGGGGCCGGCACTCTGCATTTCCAGGAGATGCTGATGATGCTGGTCTGGCCCACAGCCCACTCTGAGTAGCAAGAGAAGTCCACTGCCTGCTAGTGAAGACACTGAAGTGGACTGGCTAAAAGTCAGTCACAGCAAGTTTGGGTCAGGAAGAGCTGGGACCGTATCACCCACCCATCTCTGCATTCCCTGCTAAGCCCCTGTTGTGTGCTACACCTCACTGCTGACTCTTACTGAACTGGAGTGAACTTTGGGAAACACCCAAAGGACTGCTGACAAGCCATGTAGTAGCTGGCAAGGCTTTGGGAAGGCGGTGCTCACAGACCAGTCAAGGAATACATTAGAACACGGTTTCTCCCATTTCTCAACTTAGAAACTGTTATCTTTAAAAAACCTGAACATCATCTCCAGAAGTAAGATATGGAGAAGACACACGAAGAGAATCAGCAGACAGTTTCTGGCATTCTCTTGGAGCTGAGTGGTTAAAGATAAAACTAACTCATGCAGTAAGATTCAATGACCTTTGTATTCTAGTGACAATGATAATAACAGATGATATAAAGAAACCTGCCACCTCATTCCTAGAGCTCAATCAGAAACTTGGGACTTCACCCTCATTTCCTCTTCCAGATTTTGTCACCTTCAGAGATGTAAGGAAAACAAACACTTTTGGTTTCTACTGTCATCCTTCTCATTGGCTCCAAAAAATCTTGACCAAATAAAGTGATAATTTAATCAAGATGGGTGGGGCATCAAAAAGACACTGacattatgaaattaaaatagcAGCAGCTATTCTTAGCTGACAAACAAGTAAGGCATAAATAATTCTATCTCCCCAAGATGCTCCTCAAATCTACCATCGAAAAAGAACTAaccgagcctcagttttcttatctggttaatggggataataataactcCCGTCCTGCAGAGGTAGCAAATGAGATAATGCTGCAGGTTCATTGCCTGGTATTTTGTGGGGTACCCATTTTCACAACTGAACAATCTTTTCCCCCAAAAGTGGACAATGCAGGTGAGAATCCAGATGTATAATTGGTCCATGTTGAGGGATTATGAGGCTAGTTCAGTGAGAAGGGCAAGGAGGAAGGGGAATTGAGGATGCCAACGAGACACAATCATGGGATCCAGATTCAGAGGAACCAAGTGAGATGAGGAGggagtgatgatggtggtggtgaagggTGGGGAAGGTGCTGGCTGCTGCTCCCAAGTGAGGGTGTTGCAAAGATGAATCAGCCTGGTCCCTGCCTTCTACCTACAAAAGCCATTCTACCCACACACTTCAGGGAACAACGCAACCCAGCCAAACTGCCCTCATCCCTTTGTCACGATAGTGGAAATGTTTCTGTCTGGAAGACTGGGCAGATCCTCCTGAATGCCCATATACCTTAGACCTTCTATTGAAGCCAAGATTTTCTGAATAGCTGACCCCTGGAGAAAGTTGCATTGATTTTGAGATTGGGAGCCTCATATCCAGTTTCCAAATAGCAATACAGAGTGTTCCTCATTCATGATGGTGCATACTACTTCATTTACTGTGATTCAACAAATGTAGTTCCAAGCCCCCCAAACCCACACCCAGGAACAAACCTTGGAGTACCTTTCTGCTCTCCAACTccacactgtaaaaaaaaaaacaaaacaaaaaatcaataaaagaaggtgggattttcctggtggcacagtggttaagaccccacgctcccaatgcagggggcccaggttcgagccctgatcagggaactagatcccacatgcatgctgcaactaagaattcgcatgccacaactaaggagcccgcgtgccacaactaaggaacgggtgagccacaactaagaagcctgcaagccaaaactaaggagcctgcctgccacaactaaggagcccacacgCTGCTACTAAGGATccggcgagccgcaactaaggagcccgcgagctgcaactagggagcccgcctgccacaactaagaccctgtgcaaccaaataaataaatattaaaaaaaaaaaaagtcaaccaacttgacctgtttaattgaaatgataaaatgGCTGAAGAACAATCTAGCAACCGTAAGACACAGCCTGAATCTCTGTACTAACTCTGATCCAATTTGGTCATTCAGTGCTATGGCTGGGCAGGGATCCAAGCAAAAATCTGACAGTGGCTAGAAAAAGGGTGACAGCTTCTAAAAACTACAATTGTCCCTAAACTTGAAACACTCATAAACCTCCTCAAATCCATCTGGTACAAACGCCATGTTTTAGAGCAGCCCACTCTCCCCGAACTTGAACCGGCCTGCAGAAGACAGCCATGCCAACTTGAATGACTCTGCTCTGCGTCACCCTCTAGGTTGCCAAATTTAGGCATAAACACACCCATTCACCCTCCCAGAGCTTTCTAGAATGGGTACAATGTCATGGGTTGTCTATATCCTGTCGCTTGGCCCAGGTTCTGTAACCTCATGGTCCATTCACTACACAAAAACAGACCACATGCCAACCTCGGCCACAGGCTCCCTTCTCTCCCAAGTCACACACAATGCTGGCTGACCAAGGAGACATCTCACTGACAACACAAACATCGAAATCCTGCACGTGGCAGATGCGTCTGGGGTTGCAGTCCTTTCAACACAGTTTGCTTAAGAGAGCAGGTCTCCCACACAGATAACGACTGGAAAGGCCACCTCACCATGTGCTCTGCCTAGATAAGGCAGGAGGCTTACACAACTTCTCTGTAAGTTCGAGCACTCAGCAGGAGTTAGGGGGCTGAAAGGAGCTGCATATGCCATTGCCTTCCCTAAACTAGGGGTAGGGGAAATAATTAAGGTTTTAAATAGTCCACTTGCTCAGTCCACAGAAGTACCAGGACATTTTAAGTAACCCATTTTAAGAGGCTGAGGTCACAGTCTGAACCCTTCTCTGCCCTGTGGTCCTTGTGCCTGACAGGCTGGGGCCATGCTCTGGACATTTGTTCTCACAGCCTGTGCTGTGAGGAATACTTTTGGTTAAGGCACAGGTTCCTTAAGTAACATGCCCAtggcattttccttctttttgtgactgtgctGCCCAACAAAAACAGCCTCGTTCCGACCTTATGGAATCTGTAGAGACTAAATTCTATCATAAAAATGGAACTGGATAGTCCTGAGAACAGTGTTGGAGAAAGCAACGGTCTACTCTGAAGGACACACTGTCGGGACAGAGTTCAGGTGGACTCTTGTTTTGGAGGAGGGTGGAAGTAGAGACACGGCAGGGGGAAGAAAGCAAAACTGCAGCAGTGAGTTAGTTACTGTCCCTTTCACCGTCCTTCTGAATAAGGCATCTGGCTAGCAAGTAGTTTTATCACCAGCCCTCACTGTTTAAATCTtagcagagaaaaagagaggacgttgaagtgaagaaaaaatgaaatggattaCCACCAGTTTCTGGATTTTCTTCTTATATCTGAAGCTCACTCCCAGTCTAGGGAATAGTCTTCGGTTTAAACTGAAAGTGAGAAAATTGTGGCACATTAAGGTGGCAGATAGCTGGAAAGAGGAGCGAAAGCAATGAAGCTGTAGTTCGGGTTATGTGATAGCAATCACTTTTATAAGGAAAGAGTCCATGGAAATGCAGAACTGCAGTTTGCAGGCTGATTCTACCTTTAACGTTCTGGGTCATTTGGGGCCAAGAACTTCTTTATCTTCCTTAGAGATGGGAGGAGGGATGCATATGACTTGTTTTAAAGCCAGTACTTTGTGAAGTGGTAAGATGTCTGTAAAATGCTTTGAGTGCCCAGGAAACAAACCAgtggcaaaataataataaataaaaatagtaacgaCAACATACAATAAAAACACCAGGCATCACAGGATTGAAGGGCAGAGAAATGAGCCACTTGGAAGAAGTGACGAGACGAGACCCACAGCTTTCCggagcttcccccaccccatactCTGCTGTGAGCCCTTTCACCTAGCATGAGCCCACAGGACAGGCTGCTGGCGCCAGAGATCTAGCTTTGAGTCTCATCTATAACTACGGCCATGTCCCAAATTAACCCTCTGCAACAGATGCCAAGGGAGACTAGAAGTGAATGTTCAGGATATACTTTCTGGTACATCGTCTACCTTGAGAGAAAGGGATTTAAACCAACAGAATAATACACAGGTTGATGAACACCTGACGATAATAACAAAAGATGCACTGACCTATAAAGTGCCTTTTACTATGTATCCCAGGATGGACAATACAAGCTGGTTAGGTAATTAGCCCTTCAAGAGTTCTTTTACAGTCATATAAAAATGCTTTGCCTTGTTAAAAAAAGATATCTAGTCTACCAAAACCATATCCATGAATGggcttgggttttttttccattttcaggtTTGCAAGATAATTAAAAATACCTACATATCATCTCTGAGCACACCAGCTGTCCATTAGCTAATCAGTTTTGGCAATACACTGCACAGAGGTATACCACTACTGGTTTCTGACATTAAGTTAGCTTTAAGCTTATTGGCTATTCCTACAACTGGAGGCAGcttggaacccaggccctggaaaGCATTTGCAGGATTTACTAGCCTTTTGCCTGACACCTTTTCAATGGTGAGAGGTCTGGGCACAGACTTGCTAATCCAAGGGTGTCTTAGTGCTTGAGCTGGGGTCAGGCGGGCAGAGGGGTCCCAGTGAAGACACCTTTTCAAAAACTCTATGAATAAGTAATCATCACACCCCTTCAGTGCTGTCCCCCAGTCTTTGCTGCCTGGGGGACCCCGCTTCTTACCCCTCCGTGAACAACCTCCCACAAGCACAACCCTCCCATCTGCCTGAGTGGTCACGGAACAGTAGCGAGGTAGGCCCTTGGAGTTAATGAAGTACTTGGCACGTTTGCATTGCTCCAGGAGTTTTGGTGGTGGCATCCCTAGAAGCTCCATCATACAGGCCAGCTGGTCTCCTTCATCCTCTCCAGGGAAGAGAGGCTGTCCTGTTAAAAGTTCTGCAAGGATGCAGCCAAAACTCCATATGTCAATGGGCGTGCTGTAGCGGCTTCCTAAGATGATCTCTGGAGCTCTGTAGAACCGAGACTGGATATATGTGTAGAGCTTCTGGTACTCAAAACAGCTGGACCCAAAGTCAATGACCTTAGTCGCACTGCGTCCATGGTGTTTCAGGAGAATGTTTTCTGGCTTCAGGTCACAGTGAATGATCTTGTTTTTGTGGAGGGCATCCAAGGATTGCAAGATGGATTGAGCAAACTTGCGAACCAACTGGATGCTAAAACCCTggaacttgttttttttaatgagctcATACAGGTCTATGCTCAGCAACTCAAAGGCCATGCAAACATGGTTCCGGAACGTGAAACTTTCCAGCATATGAATGACGTTCATGCTACCGGTTTTATCCTGCTTTTTAAGGTGCTCCAAAATCCGGATCTCCTCGGCTGCTTGGCGATGGAAGCGCTTTTCATTGCGTACCATCTTCAAGGCCACGTACTGTCGAAGTTTGTGATCATAGACCCGGGCTACCTGCCCAAAACTGCCCTTGCCAATAATTTTCAGCACCTCGTATCGATAAGCTAGATGGTCTCGAGGCACATGAATATAGGCCCCATCTGCATCATCGTAACCCCCATTATTGGGACCACCGATAACTCCATGCCTTTTTTTGGCATTTGGACCCACAAAGTAAATTTCTGGATAATTGATGATTTCCAGCTTCTCATAAGCAGTGAG comes from Delphinus delphis chromosome 1, mDelDel1.2, whole genome shotgun sequence and encodes:
- the DYRK3 gene encoding dual specificity tyrosine-phosphorylation-regulated kinase 3, translating into MGGTARGPGRKDAGPPGAGLPPQQRRLGDGVYDTFVMIDETKCPPCSNALCNPSEPPLPRRLNITTEHLTRDPTQRFLNGGEMKVEQLFQEFGNRRSDTFQSDGVNDSEKCSPTVSQGKSSDSLNTAKSSSSSKAPKVLPLTPEQALKQYKHHLTAYEKLEIINYPEIYFVGPNAKKRHGVIGGPNNGGYDDADGAYIHVPRDHLAYRYEVLKIIGKGSFGQVARVYDHKLRQYVALKMVRNEKRFHRQAAEEIRILEHLKKQDKTGSMNVIHMLESFTFRNHVCMAFELLSIDLYELIKKNKFQGFSIQLVRKFAQSILQSLDALHKNKIIHCDLKPENILLKHHGRSATKVIDFGSSCFEYQKLYTYIQSRFYRAPEIILGSRYSTPIDIWSFGCILAELLTGQPLFPGEDEGDQLACMMELLGMPPPKLLEQCKRAKYFINSKGLPRYCSVTTQADGRVVLVGGCSRRGKKRGPPGSKDWGTALKGCDDYLFIEFLKRCLHWDPSARLTPAQALRHPWISKSVPRPLTIEKVSGKRLVNPANAFQGLGSKLPPVVGIANKLKANLMSETSSGIPLCSVLPKLIS